In a genomic window of Kiritimatiellales bacterium:
- a CDS encoding YfcE family phosphodiesterase, with product MVKIGVISDTHGQIDLALSAAREFIFRGVDAVVHCGDIGTGAVLLEMAVLFSALDIPIYAVIGNCDLQSAAYEVVETAGVKIPGRFADLNFAGHRVAVLHGDDEQRFETTVNSGDYDYIFFGHSHARHDETAGKTRLVNPGSAGRGMHPSGAVVDLGSGDVSFFTIRR from the coding sequence GTGGTGAAAATCGGAGTGATTTCAGATACGCATGGACAGATCGATCTGGCGCTTTCCGCCGCGCGCGAATTTATTTTTCGCGGCGTTGACGCCGTTGTTCATTGCGGCGATATCGGCACCGGCGCGGTGCTGTTGGAAATGGCGGTACTGTTTAGTGCATTGGATATTCCGATCTATGCCGTTATCGGCAACTGCGATCTGCAGTCTGCCGCGTATGAAGTTGTGGAAACCGCCGGTGTAAAAATTCCCGGTCGTTTTGCCGACTTGAATTTTGCCGGACACCGCGTCGCCGTGCTGCATGGCGACGATGAACAGCGCTTTGAAACCACCGTGAATTCCGGCGACTATGATTATATCTTTTTTGGGCATTCCCATGCACGGCACGACGAAACTGCAGGAAAAACACGGTTGGTGAATCCCGGCAGCGCCGGGCGCGGCATGCATCCGTCCGGCGCCGTTGTCGATCTGGGATCAGGTGATGTTTCGTTTTTTACCATTCGGCGGTGA
- a CDS encoding LOG family protein, which yields MENPPVAYENLKFLNSDACRSARLGLEYLHPEIVMNEHRIKSTLVLFGSARIPAPEHAGSAVNKHLAEFTPYYEEARKLAEIISCESQTEHGCEFVIITGGGGGIMEAGNRGAKDAGCKSIALNITLPHEQKPNPYVTEDLCFRFHYFNMRKMHFMRRAKAVCIFPGGFGTLDELFEMLTLIQTGKIPPIPVILFGTEFWKKLIDWDCLVESGLISPEDVRIFTFCEDAEEACKIIKDFYASEGIRH from the coding sequence ATGGAAAATCCACCGGTCGCCTATGAAAATCTTAAATTTTTGAACAGTGACGCCTGCCGTTCAGCGCGCCTCGGGCTTGAGTATCTGCATCCCGAAATTGTAATGAATGAACACCGGATCAAATCAACGCTCGTTCTTTTCGGCAGTGCCCGCATTCCGGCGCCGGAACACGCCGGCAGCGCAGTGAACAAACATCTGGCAGAATTCACGCCGTATTATGAAGAGGCGCGCAAACTGGCGGAAATCATCAGCTGTGAATCGCAAACTGAACATGGATGCGAATTTGTCATCATCACCGGCGGCGGCGGCGGAATTATGGAAGCCGGCAACCGCGGCGCAAAAGATGCCGGTTGTAAATCGATTGCACTGAACATCACTCTGCCGCACGAACAGAAACCGAATCCGTATGTCACCGAAGATCTCTGTTTCCGCTTTCACTATTTCAATATGCGCAAAATGCACTTCATGCGCCGCGCGAAAGCCGTCTGCATTTTTCCGGGCGGTTTCGGAACACTCGATGAGCTGTTTGAGATGTTAACCCTGATTCAAACCGGAAAAATTCCGCCGATACCCGTCATTCTTTTTGGCACTGAATTCTGGAAAAAACTCATTGATTGGGACTGTCTGGTCGAAAGCGGACTCATCAGTCCTGAGGATGTCCGCATTTTTACTTTCTGCGAGGACGCCGAAGAGGCCTGCAAAATCATTAAAGATTTTTATGCATCAGAAGGCATCAGGCATTGA
- a CDS encoding DUF456 domain-containing protein, producing the protein METILFIIAVMFCMTGLLMSSLAFSGTWLVLAAGVIAHMSTGAPGTGILILFTVLCAVAEIFEAIAGYLGVKKRAGSALAGFIAMIGGLAGAFIGSGIFPVLGTIAGILIGSFAGAFFTEWVRLKQHSPALHIAWGTVWAKLFVLFFKTALTLAMSIYLLWTLAPGS; encoded by the coding sequence ATGGAAACCATATTATTTATTATCGCTGTGATGTTTTGTATGACCGGACTGCTGATGTCCAGTCTTGCATTTTCCGGCACATGGCTGGTGCTCGCCGCCGGCGTCATCGCGCATATGAGCACCGGAGCTCCCGGCACCGGTATCCTAATCTTGTTTACGGTGCTTTGTGCTGTTGCTGAAATTTTTGAAGCGATCGCCGGATATCTCGGCGTTAAAAAACGTGCCGGTTCCGCGCTTGCCGGTTTTATTGCAATGATTGGCGGCCTTGCCGGCGCATTCATCGGCAGCGGCATTTTTCCGGTGCTGGGAACAATTGCCGGAATTTTAATCGGCTCCTTTGCCGGCGCGTTTTTTACGGAATGGGTGCGGTTGAAACAGCATTCACCGGCGCTGCATATTGCCTGGGGCACTGTCTGGGCAAAACTGTTTGTGCTGTTTTTTAAAACTGCGCTTACTCTTGCGATGAGTATTTATTTATTATGGACACTGGCACCGGGCTCATAG
- a CDS encoding YggS family pyridoxal phosphate-dependent enzyme — MISENLKAVEQRIVAACAKAGRAQSEIKLVAVSKTKPADAVIEAAAAGQIVFGENKVQEAQLKIPMCPPNLHWHLIGHLQSNKARIAASGIFRMIHSVDSVKLIQTLDEYSALPLPVLIQVNVSGEGSKSGCAPDEAATLIEAANQSARIEVHGLMTIPPFTPDVEKARTHFAALRALRDRLQDETGTPLPELSMGMSHDFEIAIEEGATYIRIGSDIFGARTVCK; from the coding sequence ATGATCTCCGAAAATTTAAAAGCAGTTGAACAGCGCATTGTCGCGGCATGCGCAAAAGCCGGACGCGCGCAGAGCGAAATTAAACTCGTCGCCGTTTCAAAAACAAAACCGGCGGACGCTGTCATAGAGGCCGCCGCCGCCGGACAGATTGTATTCGGTGAAAATAAAGTGCAGGAGGCGCAGCTTAAAATTCCGATGTGTCCGCCGAATCTGCATTGGCATTTGATCGGCCATTTGCAGAGCAACAAAGCGCGCATCGCTGCATCCGGTATTTTCCGGATGATCCATTCCGTTGATTCCGTCAAACTGATTCAAACACTCGACGAGTATAGCGCACTGCCGCTGCCGGTTTTAATCCAGGTGAATGTTTCCGGCGAAGGGTCTAAATCCGGTTGCGCGCCGGATGAAGCAGCGACGCTGATTGAAGCCGCAAATCAAAGTGCACGGATTGAGGTTCACGGGTTAATGACTATTCCGCCGTTCACACCCGATGTCGAAAAAGCGCGCACACATTTCGCGGCGCTGCGCGCACTGCGCGACCGTCTGCAGGATGAGACCGGCACACCGCTGCCGGAGCTATCCATGGGGATGTCGCACGATTTTGAAATCGCCATCGAAGAGGGCGCCACCTATATTCGCATTGGATCGGATATTTTCGGGGCAAGAACCGTCTGCAAATAA
- the holA gene encoding DNA polymerase III subunit delta: MAVKLIVGADEYLVSVNARTAVEALCPASEQVLGLETVNGDVKTIDDAIAALKTCIGAIRTAGLFGGQKTVWLCNVTIFKDKIISKNDAVKNLLNTLAGDIQKGLPDGHHLIISAPGIDRRSAFYKICEAAGKVEVYDLPEQNYKKRPLIRERAKKMFTDVNCRIPEDALDLFLDKVGMDTRQLAMEAEKLELYIGDRKEITAEDVQAITSSSAEAVGWDFTDALGERRLDEALRILRQLIFQNEAPVAIMFAVEGQFQNMMQYRAYIDQGWLKIGSGFGAASVQWSNDPEMERMFAQFPSDPRDTHWFRTSKLGKQAKNFTADELRVRQKYLLETHEQLFSSGVPQEMILEMLVIKLIAKT, encoded by the coding sequence GTGGCTGTAAAACTGATCGTTGGAGCAGATGAATATCTGGTGAGCGTGAATGCGCGTACGGCTGTCGAGGCGCTTTGTCCCGCAAGTGAGCAGGTGCTCGGACTTGAAACAGTGAACGGCGATGTCAAGACGATTGACGACGCGATCGCGGCGTTAAAAACATGCATCGGTGCCATTCGCACGGCCGGACTGTTCGGCGGACAGAAAACCGTCTGGCTGTGCAATGTTACAATTTTCAAAGATAAAATTATCAGCAAAAATGATGCCGTCAAGAATCTGCTCAACACGCTGGCGGGCGATATTCAAAAGGGGCTGCCGGACGGACATCATCTCATTATTTCTGCGCCGGGCATCGACCGGCGGTCGGCATTTTATAAAATTTGCGAGGCCGCCGGCAAAGTTGAAGTCTATGATCTACCGGAACAGAATTACAAAAAACGTCCGCTGATCCGTGAGCGCGCTAAAAAAATGTTTACGGATGTAAATTGCCGGATTCCTGAAGACGCGCTCGATCTGTTTTTGGACAAAGTCGGTATGGACACGCGTCAGCTCGCGATGGAAGCGGAAAAGCTGGAGCTCTATATCGGCGATCGCAAGGAAATTACCGCAGAGGATGTACAAGCGATTACTTCATCCTCTGCCGAAGCGGTCGGCTGGGATTTTACTGATGCACTCGGTGAACGCCGGCTCGATGAAGCCCTCCGCATTTTGCGGCAGTTGATTTTTCAAAATGAAGCGCCGGTGGCTATCATGTTCGCCGTGGAAGGACAGTTTCAGAATATGATGCAATATCGCGCCTATATTGATCAGGGCTGGCTGAAAATCGGCAGCGGATTTGGCGCGGCGTCCGTGCAGTGGTCGAACGACCCTGAAATGGAACGCATGTTCGCACAGTTTCCGTCTGACCCGCGCGATACGCACTGGTTCCGTACATCCAAACTGGGCAAACAGGCAAAAAATTTTACGGCGGATGAATTACGTGTAAGGCAGAAATATCTGCTGGAAACACACGAACAACTCTTCTCCAGCGGCGTGCCTCAGGAAATGATCCTCGAAATGCTGGTGATAAAACTTATTGCGAAAACATAA
- a CDS encoding HIT domain-containing protein — MSNTHDDGMTRPLWAPWRIDYIRGAKTGGCFLCRYFSETNDRENLVLYRGKFCAVVMNRFPYSSGHLLVTPLRHTATPEDFSGNEAAEMHQLIVKSLQVLRETMAPEGFNIGFNLGQAAGAGLRDHVHQHIVPRWNGDTNFIPVLGGPRVIPEALLATYDLLAGKF; from the coding sequence ATGAGCAACACACACGACGATGGAATGACGCGTCCGCTCTGGGCGCCGTGGCGCATCGACTATATTCGCGGCGCAAAAACCGGCGGCTGTTTTCTCTGCCGCTATTTTTCCGAAACAAACGACCGTGAAAATTTAGTTCTATATCGCGGAAAATTCTGCGCTGTAGTCATGAACCGCTTCCCATACAGTAGCGGCCACCTGCTCGTTACCCCGTTGCGGCACACCGCCACGCCGGAAGATTTTTCCGGCAATGAGGCGGCGGAAATGCATCAGCTCATCGTAAAATCATTGCAGGTGCTGCGTGAAACAATGGCTCCGGAAGGATTCAACATCGGATTCAATCTCGGACAGGCCGCCGGCGCCGGACTGCGCGATCATGTGCATCAGCACATCGTCCCGCGCTGGAACGGCGATACAAATTTTATTCCTGTGCTCGGCGGTCCGCGCGTCATTCCCGAAGCCCTGCTCGCAACTTACGATCTGCTCGCCGGAAAATTTTAA
- a CDS encoding IS630 transposase-related protein: MSKTADRKLRQLNGFMSGGAPSIGTSNAAGTLEPRQNWGHWRTLDPDALRHEVEKDPDATLEESGERLGVHFTTVWHGLKRQNLTLKIGRYLERDEVQR, encoded by the coding sequence TTGTCAAAAACGGCGGATCGAAAGTTGAGGCAGCTAAACGGTTTCATGTCGGGCGGCGCACCGTCTATCGGTACCTCCAATGCCGCCGGAACGCTCGAGCCCAGGCAGAACTGGGGACATTGGCGTACGCTTGATCCGGACGCGCTCCGGCATGAGGTGGAAAAGGATCCCGACGCCACGCTCGAGGAGTCCGGAGAACGCCTTGGGGTCCATTTCACGACCGTCTGGCACGGACTGAAAAGGCAGAACCTCACATTAAAAATCGGGCGCTACCTCGAACGGGATGAGGTGCAACGCTGA
- a CDS encoding glycosyl hydrolase family 65 protein → MNFLTEDIMWVYKTEGYSLEEIRLNGSRFMLGNGYMGYRGTLEEHTKEELTACILNGVYDQVPGKWREPVNAPNGLFTTVGNAGNILAHEQSLNIRHGILSRKTEYENGNVEAERFVSMDDIHLICLRYRSTMPVKTSINSDVWDINGPHFQCVEQSENHVLVKTGEQGVLIAVCTETEWIGKNAFNKYISIYTSLDCDNPLETARANSRRAKEAGYERLKAAHAAQWETLWKRCDVKISGDDEAQFALRYSLYQLLLVAPRHSDRLSIPARGLSGQVYKGAVFWDTEMFMTPVFSLIDPAVARNLILYRCHTLDGARRKAAELGFRGAFFAWESQETGDDACSYFNVTDVFTGRPMRTYFRDKQIHVSADMVYAVDQYFKQTGDFSIFTAGAAELMIECARFFFSYAYYKKDKSRYELLDVVGPDEYHERVNNNAFTNRMAKHTMESTLAMLEMLEERAPEFFAALDEKIEFSAELDNWRDFAEKLYIPAPDAAGIIPQFDNYKKLEDITLSEVKARMLDPTEYLGGGNGPAVATQILKQADVIQMLYLFRNEYSPGIKQANWEYYEPRTEHGSSLSACMYAMVAAEIGRPDWAYNYFMKTATVDLTGQSKRYIGPQYIGGTHPAANGGAWMSAVFGFAGLNADESGITLKPSLPSHWKSIEFSVEWHGQRHRIFVSHNETSITPK, encoded by the coding sequence ATGAATTTTTTAACTGAGGATATAATGTGGGTTTATAAAACAGAAGGATATTCTCTGGAAGAGATTAGGCTGAACGGCAGCCGTTTCATGCTCGGCAACGGCTATATGGGTTATCGCGGCACACTGGAAGAACACACGAAAGAAGAACTGACCGCGTGCATTCTAAACGGCGTATATGATCAGGTTCCCGGGAAATGGCGTGAACCGGTGAATGCGCCGAACGGGTTGTTTACAACGGTGGGAAACGCCGGAAATATTCTTGCGCACGAACAGTCGCTTAATATTCGCCATGGCATCCTGTCGCGCAAGACCGAATATGAAAACGGTAACGTGGAAGCAGAGCGGTTTGTCTCAATGGATGATATCCATCTGATTTGCTTGAGATATAGATCCACGATGCCGGTCAAAACATCGATCAACTCAGATGTATGGGATATCAACGGTCCGCATTTTCAGTGCGTTGAGCAATCTGAAAATCATGTTCTGGTGAAAACCGGCGAGCAGGGGGTTCTGATTGCAGTCTGCACTGAAACAGAGTGGATCGGAAAGAACGCGTTTAATAAATATATTTCGATTTATACTTCACTGGATTGCGACAACCCGCTGGAAACAGCACGCGCGAACAGCCGTCGAGCAAAAGAGGCGGGCTATGAGCGGCTGAAAGCTGCACATGCCGCGCAATGGGAAACACTGTGGAAGCGCTGTGATGTTAAAATTTCCGGTGATGACGAAGCGCAATTCGCACTGCGGTACAGTTTGTATCAACTGTTACTTGTCGCGCCGCGCCATTCAGACCGTCTTTCAATTCCGGCGCGCGGTCTCTCTGGACAAGTATACAAAGGCGCGGTTTTTTGGGACACGGAAATGTTCATGACACCGGTATTTTCGCTGATCGATCCGGCAGTGGCACGTAATCTGATTTTATACCGTTGTCATACACTTGACGGCGCGCGCCGTAAAGCAGCAGAGCTTGGATTTCGTGGCGCATTTTTCGCATGGGAAAGTCAGGAAACCGGCGACGATGCATGCTCATATTTTAACGTCACCGACGTTTTTACTGGCCGTCCGATGCGTACCTATTTTCGTGACAAACAGATTCACGTCAGCGCCGATATGGTTTACGCGGTGGATCAGTATTTTAAACAAACCGGCGATTTTTCAATTTTCACCGCCGGTGCGGCGGAGTTGATGATTGAATGTGCGCGTTTCTTCTTTTCATATGCATATTATAAAAAAGATAAATCGCGTTATGAGCTGCTTGATGTCGTCGGTCCGGATGAATATCACGAGCGTGTGAACAATAACGCGTTCACCAACCGGATGGCGAAACACACGATGGAATCGACTCTTGCCATGCTGGAGATGCTAGAAGAACGCGCACCGGAATTTTTCGCGGCGCTGGATGAGAAAATAGAATTTTCAGCAGAGCTTGATAACTGGCGTGACTTTGCTGAAAAACTTTATATTCCGGCGCCGGATGCCGCCGGAATTATTCCTCAGTTTGATAACTATAAAAAATTAGAAGACATAACGCTCAGCGAGGTGAAAGCGCGCATGCTTGACCCGACAGAATATCTCGGTGGCGGTAACGGCCCTGCCGTTGCCACACAGATTTTGAAACAGGCTGACGTAATTCAGATGCTCTATCTATTCCGTAACGAATATTCACCAGGAATCAAACAGGCGAACTGGGAATATTATGAGCCGCGCACAGAGCACGGATCAAGTCTGAGTGCGTGCATGTACGCAATGGTCGCGGCAGAAATCGGCAGACCGGACTGGGCGTATAACTATTTCATGAAAACGGCGACGGTGGATTTGACGGGACAGTCGAAACGGTACATCGGTCCGCAGTATATTGGCGGAACACATCCGGCGGCAAACGGCGGCGCATGGATGAGTGCAGTGTTCGGCTTTGCAGGACTGAATGCGGACGAAAGCGGAATTACACTGAAACCGTCGCTGCCGTCGCACTGGAAGAGTATTGAATTTTCTGTTGAGTGGCACGGTCAACGCCACCGCATTTTTGTTTCGCACAATGAAACTTCGATAACGCCAAAATAA
- the pgmB gene encoding beta-phosphoglucomutase codes for MSLKAVLFDLDGVIVNTAKYHYIAWKELADKLGIYFDEDINERLKGVSRMASLEIILERAEKKYSGIKKEAFADEKNSRYVAMVKQLTPSEILPGVLDFLNELNAAGIRCAVCSASKSAGMIIDLLELNDYFDAVFGGADVTKPKPDPEIFILAQTRFGLAPEECLVIEDAFAGIEAAQTAGMRTMGIGDEKILTNADVVYRDMTCFSLADVYEFFN; via the coding sequence GTGAGTCTTAAGGCCGTTTTGTTTGATTTGGATGGCGTAATTGTTAACACGGCAAAATATCATTATATCGCGTGGAAAGAGCTGGCAGATAAACTTGGAATCTATTTTGACGAAGACATCAATGAACGGCTGAAAGGCGTCAGCCGGATGGCGTCGCTGGAAATTATTCTGGAGCGCGCGGAGAAAAAATATTCCGGTATCAAAAAAGAAGCGTTTGCGGATGAAAAAAACAGCCGTTATGTCGCGATGGTAAAACAGCTGACTCCGTCGGAAATTCTGCCGGGTGTACTGGATTTTTTAAATGAGCTGAACGCCGCCGGGATTCGATGTGCAGTTTGTTCCGCCAGTAAAAGCGCCGGAATGATAATCGATCTGCTTGAGTTGAATGATTATTTCGATGCGGTGTTCGGCGGAGCGGACGTGACAAAGCCGAAGCCCGACCCTGAAATTTTTATATTGGCACAGACCCGCTTCGGACTGGCGCCAGAAGAGTGTTTAGTAATTGAAGATGCGTTTGCCGGAATTGAAGCGGCGCAAACAGCGGGAATGCGCACAATGGGGATCGGCGATGAAAAAATTCTGACAAATGCGGACGTGGTTTACCGTGACATGACATGTTTTTCCCTGGCGGATGTGTATGAATTTTTTAACTGA